From the genome of Scytonema hofmannii PCC 7110, one region includes:
- a CDS encoding DUF5996 family protein, which translates to MVEPVRGTLSDPIWPSLPLATWQNTYATLHMWTQIVGKIRMALAPKINHWWHSTLYVTPRGLTTSSIPYKTSTLEISFDFFEHQLQIETSDGITRTIALVPRSVADFYQEVMSTLNAIGISVRIWTMPQEVDRPIPFNRDRTHTAYDPEYAKRFWRLLVQADRVMKIFRSRFIGKCSPVHFFWGSFDLAVTRFSGYRAPEHPGGVPNMADWVTREAYSHEVSSCGFWLGGGAVTEPIFYSYAYPEPEGFKDYPIQPKEAFYSSQMREFILPYEAVRRSDDPDAVILAFLQSTYDAGANLGNWDRAALESTL; encoded by the coding sequence ATGGTAGAACCTGTTCGTGGCACACTTAGCGATCCCATCTGGCCCAGTTTGCCTCTTGCAACATGGCAAAATACATATGCAACTCTGCATATGTGGACTCAAATCGTTGGTAAAATTCGGATGGCGCTAGCTCCCAAAATTAACCACTGGTGGCACTCTACTCTGTATGTAACTCCGCGTGGGCTAACAACCTCTTCAATTCCTTACAAAACAAGCACCTTGGAGATTAGCTTTGACTTTTTTGAGCATCAGTTACAAATCGAAACTAGCGACGGCATTACCCGAACAATCGCGCTTGTTCCTCGCTCTGTAGCTGACTTCTACCAGGAAGTTATGAGTACGCTGAACGCAATCGGCATTTCTGTTCGGATTTGGACAATGCCACAAGAAGTAGATCGGCCAATTCCCTTTAATCGCGATCGTACACATACAGCTTACGATCCGGAGTACGCAAAGAGGTTTTGGCGTCTTCTGGTGCAAGCAGATCGAGTCATGAAAATATTTCGCTCGCGTTTCATTGGTAAATGTAGCCCTGTACACTTTTTCTGGGGCAGCTTTGACTTAGCTGTTACCCGCTTCTCTGGATATCGTGCTCCAGAGCATCCAGGTGGAGTTCCAAACATGGCGGATTGGGTAACACGAGAGGCTTACTCCCATGAGGTGAGCAGCTGTGGGTTTTGGCTAGGTGGTGGAGCAGTAACAGAACCTATTTTTTACTCCTATGCTTACCCCGAACCGGAGGGATTTAAAGATTACCCCATCCAACCAAAGGAAGCATTTTACAGTTCTCAGATGCGAGAGTTCATTTTGCCATACGAAGCAGTGCGGCGATCTGACGATCCGGATGCAGTCATCCTTGCCTTTTTGCAAAGTACTTATGATGCAGGTGCAAATTTAGGAAATTGGGATCGAGCAGCGTTGGAATCTACCTTATGA